Proteins from a genomic interval of Chitinophagales bacterium:
- a CDS encoding pitrilysin family protein produces the protein MIEFERFTLDNGLRVIVHPDKTTPMAAVNMLYNVGARNELEDKTGFAHLFEHLMFAGSKHVSDFDVALQMAGGVSNAFTNNDVTNYYDILPANNLDRALWLESDRLMHLNINSRSLEVQRKVVIEEFKENYLNQPYGDIWHLLSKLAYKVHPYKWPTIGKELSHIEHATLDDVQQFFAAHYRPDNAILVLAGDIDLEMAKSRVFHWFGDIPAGKMQKKNIPAEPIQTEARLLEAEANVPLNAIYKAWHMGPRDSQNYYVMDLITDLLSEGDSSRFYSALVKESKAFVSADAYISGSFDNGLVIVEGKLAPGVSMKMADELLTDQIELLREKIVEARELEKVKNKIEAYYAFSEINLLNRATNLAFSELLGDADLINHEMNAYLKIDAAELQKEAQQVFSPENCSTIYYYSKK, from the coding sequence ATGATAGAATTTGAACGTTTTACGCTGGACAATGGGCTCCGCGTAATAGTTCACCCCGACAAAACCACGCCAATGGCAGCGGTGAATATGCTCTACAATGTCGGTGCACGCAATGAACTGGAAGACAAAACTGGATTTGCGCATTTGTTTGAACACCTGATGTTTGCCGGCTCAAAACACGTATCTGATTTTGATGTGGCGCTCCAGATGGCGGGTGGAGTGAGCAATGCTTTTACAAATAATGATGTTACCAATTACTACGATATATTACCTGCAAATAATCTTGACCGCGCACTGTGGCTGGAGAGCGACCGACTTATGCATCTGAATATCAATTCCAGGAGTCTGGAAGTTCAGCGCAAAGTAGTTATAGAAGAGTTTAAAGAAAATTACCTCAATCAGCCCTATGGAGATATCTGGCATTTATTGAGCAAACTGGCCTATAAAGTACATCCTTACAAATGGCCAACAATTGGCAAAGAATTGAGTCATATTGAACATGCAACATTGGATGATGTACAGCAATTTTTTGCAGCACATTATCGCCCGGACAATGCCATTCTGGTACTTGCGGGAGATATTGATTTAGAAATGGCCAAATCACGGGTTTTTCACTGGTTTGGAGATATTCCTGCCGGGAAAATGCAAAAGAAAAACATCCCTGCCGAACCCATACAAACAGAAGCACGACTACTTGAGGCCGAAGCCAATGTGCCGTTAAATGCCATTTACAAAGCATGGCATATGGGGCCGAGAGACAGTCAGAACTATTACGTGATGGATCTTATTACCGACTTACTTTCAGAGGGTGATTCTTCACGATTTTACAGCGCCCTGGTGAAAGAATCCAAAGCATTTGTAAGTGCTGATGCTTATATATCCGGCAGTTTCGACAATGGCCTGGTCATTGTTGAAGGAAAATTGGCCCCCGGTGTTTCTATGAAAATGGCTGATGAATTGCTGACTGATCAAATAGAATTGCTAAGAGAAAAAATTGTAGAAGCGCGGGAACTCGAGAAGGTGAAAAATAAGATAGAAGCCTATTATGCTTTCTCTGAAATCAATTTGCTGAACCGGGCAACCAACCTGGCATTTTCAGAATTATTGGGCGATGCAGACCTCATCAATCACGAAATGAATGCTTACTTAAAAATTGATGCAGCAGAACTGCAAAAAGAAGCACAACAAGTTTTCAGCCCGGAAAACTGCTCCACAATTTATTACTACTCAAAAAAATAA
- the murB gene encoding UDP-N-acetylmuramate dehydrogenase — MIKENHSLKAYNSFGIDVSARYFVEITKVAQLKVLLESDLFKYNARLILGGGSNVLLTKDFPGLVLKLSIRGISIEKEAADFVWLKAMAGEVWHDVVQYSLKNGLGGLENLSLIPGQVGAAPMQNIGAYGVELESVFDHLEAIEISSAEIKKFHKDDCAFGYRESVFKNIYKDKFIIVSVVFKLSKSQDQVNITYGAIRDVLNKKGITKPDAKAVSDAVIAIRQSKLPNPKELGNAGSFFKNPVIEKQQLERLKADYPEIPSYDLGNDQFKVPAGWLIEQCGWKGKVVGNTGSHKKQALVLVNYGNASGKEIKTLADEIRKSVYDKFGIKITPEVNII, encoded by the coding sequence ATGATCAAAGAAAACCACTCACTCAAAGCATACAACAGTTTCGGTATTGATGTATCCGCCCGCTATTTTGTAGAGATCACTAAAGTGGCACAATTAAAAGTATTATTAGAAAGTGATCTGTTTAAATACAATGCACGGCTTATTCTTGGAGGAGGCAGCAATGTATTGCTTACTAAAGATTTTCCCGGGCTGGTGCTAAAATTATCTATTCGTGGAATAAGCATTGAAAAGGAGGCTGCCGATTTTGTTTGGCTGAAAGCAATGGCCGGTGAAGTTTGGCATGATGTAGTGCAGTACAGTCTTAAAAATGGTCTGGGCGGATTGGAAAATTTATCGCTGATTCCAGGACAGGTAGGTGCTGCACCCATGCAAAATATTGGGGCATATGGTGTGGAACTTGAATCGGTTTTTGATCACCTGGAAGCCATTGAAATTTCAAGTGCGGAAATCAAAAAATTTCACAAAGACGATTGTGCATTTGGCTATCGCGAAAGTGTATTTAAAAATATTTACAAGGACAAGTTTATCATTGTTTCCGTAGTTTTTAAGCTTAGTAAATCGCAGGATCAGGTAAACATAACATACGGAGCTATTCGGGATGTTTTAAATAAAAAAGGCATTACAAAACCAGATGCCAAAGCTGTAAGTGATGCTGTAATAGCTATCAGACAAAGCAAATTGCCCAATCCCAAAGAGCTGGGAAATGCCGGTAGTTTTTTCAAAAACCCGGTGATTGAAAAACAGCAATTGGAACGCCTAAAAGCAGATTATCCTGAAATACCGAGCTATGACCTGGGCAATGATCAGTTTAAAGTTCCTGCGGGATGGTTGATAGAGCAATGTGGTTGGAAAGGGAAAGTAGTGGGCAATACAGGTTCACACAAAAAACAGGCATTAGTACTGGTGAATTATGGCAATGCCAGCGGAAAGGAAATAAAAACACTGGCAGATGAGATCCGAAAATCCGTCTATGATAAATTTGGCATTAAAATCACTCCCGAGGTGAATATCATTTAA